From Pseudomonadota bacterium, the proteins below share one genomic window:
- a CDS encoding CatB-related O-acetyltransferase: MVVGLLSKESFTRLAGRWPVSEGIFTARRVLARLAGRSKGVIIEHGVRLDGRTEIEGRSRLLKNASVQGAQIGFGSYVGMDSILDGVRIGRFCSIGPYVRVVTGRHPTKKIVSTHPAFYSIRHQGGFGYAESQLVDEFAYADEATRATVIIGNDVWIGHGATLVAGIRIGDGAVIGASSLVTKDVAPFTINFGVPSKTVSHRFDPEEIALLLDSRWWDRPEEWIRENAHLFADIAAFTKALSPRGDGG; the protein is encoded by the coding sequence ATGGTCGTGGGCCTTCTGTCGAAAGAATCGTTCACCCGACTCGCGGGACGCTGGCCCGTCTCCGAAGGGATCTTCACGGCGCGGCGTGTGCTCGCGCGTCTGGCGGGACGTTCCAAGGGCGTCATCATCGAGCACGGCGTCCGGCTCGACGGCCGCACCGAGATCGAAGGCAGGAGCCGTCTCCTGAAAAACGCGTCGGTCCAGGGCGCGCAGATCGGTTTCGGATCCTATGTGGGCATGGATTCGATTCTCGACGGCGTGCGAATCGGCAGATTCTGCTCCATCGGACCCTACGTCCGGGTCGTGACCGGGCGCCATCCGACAAAGAAGATCGTCTCCACGCATCCGGCGTTCTACTCGATCCGGCACCAGGGCGGCTTCGGGTACGCGGAGTCTCAGCTCGTCGACGAGTTCGCCTACGCCGACGAAGCGACGCGGGCGACGGTGATCATCGGGAACGACGTTTGGATCGGGCACGGCGCAACGCTGGTCGCCGGCATCCGCATCGGAGACGGCGCCGTGATTGGCGCGAGCAGCCTGGTGACCAAAGACGTAGCGCCGTTCACGATCAATTTCGGCGTGCCCTCGAAGACCGTCTCCCATCGATTCGATCCGGAGGAGATCGCGCTGCTGCTTGATTCCCGTTGGTGGGACCGCCCGGAGGAGTGGATCCGCGAGAACGCGCATCTCTTCGCCGACATCGCCGCGTTCACGAAAGCGCTCTCTCCTCGAGGCGACGGGGGATGA
- a CDS encoding methyltransferase domain-containing protein: MREFCPVCGGRDTDNQHEVYDDRYGFAGRFTLAGCRSCGAGFLRDPLPKERMSELYGRYYPGRAETAGRQGPISAAIGALISGVNRSPELAFELGSGHVLDVGCGTGGSEAIVRLRGGTWVGLELDVRKVEALRDAGLEAHATPLDEFSRAHAGEFDGVLASQLLEHVGDPGELLEPCRRLLRHGGRIALSTPNFASRHRARHGRRWINIHAPYHQILYTRRAIEIACGDHDFGIVRYREVTPATWSVHQRRYEAPREGAPGSWYGKRVRLSAVGLGGLITRIGDLIHGRGDCIVIVAEKL, translated from the coding sequence ATGCGGGAATTCTGCCCGGTTTGCGGTGGCCGAGACACCGACAATCAGCACGAGGTATACGATGACAGGTACGGCTTCGCAGGCAGGTTTACGCTCGCGGGCTGCCGCAGCTGCGGCGCGGGGTTTCTCCGGGATCCGCTCCCGAAGGAACGGATGTCCGAGCTGTACGGCCGCTACTACCCGGGACGAGCGGAGACCGCGGGACGGCAGGGTCCGATTTCGGCGGCGATAGGCGCCCTGATCTCCGGAGTCAACAGATCCCCGGAGCTGGCGTTCGAGCTGGGGAGCGGGCACGTGCTCGACGTCGGCTGCGGCACCGGCGGGAGCGAGGCGATTGTCCGCCTGCGGGGTGGGACGTGGGTCGGGCTCGAGCTCGACGTCCGCAAGGTCGAGGCGTTGCGGGACGCCGGGCTCGAGGCCCACGCGACTCCCCTCGACGAGTTCTCCCGGGCGCACGCCGGCGAGTTCGACGGCGTCCTGGCGAGCCAACTCCTCGAGCACGTCGGCGACCCGGGGGAGCTGCTTGAGCCGTGCCGGCGGCTTCTGCGGCATGGGGGTCGGATCGCGCTGTCCACTCCCAACTTCGCATCCCGTCACCGCGCACGCCACGGCAGGCGGTGGATCAATATCCATGCGCCGTACCACCAGATCCTCTACACGCGCCGAGCGATCGAGATCGCGTGCGGGGATCACGACTTCGGAATCGTGCGCTACAGGGAGGTGACGCCGGCCACCTGGAGCGTCCACCAGCGCCGCTATGAGGCTCCGCGCGAAGGGGCTCCCGGCTCCTGGTACGGGAAGCGCGTTCGCCTTTCGGCAGTGGGGCTCGGTGGCTTGATCACCCGGATCGGCGATCTGATCCACGGCCGCGGCGACTGCATCGTCATCGTCGCCGAGAAGCTGTGA
- a CDS encoding polyhydroxyalkanoic acid system family protein — MADIIIRKNHSVETGVLRGRLEELAKDLKAKYGIRYRWDGDRCLLDGAGLKQGTLTISPTELTLEVTLGMMAKLLKPKIEEEINKKIGKVLAG, encoded by the coding sequence ATGGCGGACATCATCATCAGGAAGAACCACAGCGTTGAAACCGGCGTCCTGCGCGGCCGGCTCGAGGAGCTCGCGAAGGATCTCAAGGCCAAGTACGGCATCCGCTACCGCTGGGACGGCGACAGGTGCCTCCTCGACGGCGCCGGGCTCAAGCAAGGGACGCTCACGATATCGCCGACCGAGCTGACGCTCGAGGTGACGCTCGGCATGATGGCCAAGCTGCTCAAACCGAAGATCGAAGAGGAGATCAATAAGAAGATCGGCAAGGTGCTCGCCGGCTAA